The window ATCTCGTCGATGAAGATGATCGTTTGACCTTCATCTTTAGCTACGTCACTTAGAACGGCCTTGAGGCGCTCTTCGAACTCGCCACGATACTTGGCACCAGCCAATAGCAGCGCCATATCCAATACCAAGACACGTTTATTTTTGAGGGTTTCAGGGACTTCGCCATTGACGATGCGTTGAGCTAAGCCCTCCACAATTGCGGTTTTACCTACGCCTGGCTCACCAATTAAGACGGGGTTATTTTTGCCCCGACGTTGCAAGATCTGAATGGTACGACGAATCTCATCATCGCGACCGATCACTGGATCGAGCTTACCCATACGAGCGCGCTCGGTTAAGTCGATGGTGTATTTTTTTAAGGCCTCACGTTGACCTTCAGCATCCGCACTATTCACTGACTCTCCTCCGCGCACTAAATCAATAGCCGCCTCTAACGATTTACGATTTAAACCATTCTCACGGGCAAGCTTACCTAGCTCCCCCTTGTCATCTGCCACCACCAGCAAGAACAACTCACCAGCGATAAATTGATCATTACGTTTGTTGGCCTCTTTTTCACATAAGTTCAGCCAATTACTGAGGTCACGACCCACTTGCACCTCACCGCTCGTGCCCTGCACCTCTGGCAGATTGCTAATGAGCTTCTCGGCGCCTTTTTCCAAGCCAGCAACATTGACGCCAGCACGCGTTAATAAACTTTTAGCACCGCCGTCAGAATCACGCAGCATGGCCAGCAGCAGATGTGCCGGCTCAATGTATTGATTGTCTTTGGCCAAAGCTAGGCTTTGCGCCTCGCTCAGTGCCTCTTGAAATTTAGTAGTTAATTTATCGATTCTCATTTTTTCACCCTATTAGCTGAATCTAGTCGATCTAGTCGATCTACTTTTCAATATATGTATCTATAGAATATAGGGGCATTGTGACTAATTTCAAGTATTTCAGACCTTTTTTAAGCGAATTTATCCCCTATTTTGACTTGGCTTGTTTACCTTCTAGAGTGCGCTGATGGCAGCTATTACGCCGGTATCACCAACCGTCTTGATCATCGCTTAGCAGCCCATAACTCGGGGGAAGGTGCGCGTTATACGAGGGGGCGAAGACCGGTCATTCTCTTGGCAACACAAGAGCACCCTGATCGATCTGAAGCCTCCAAGGCAGAGTCAAAGCTCAAGAAATTACCCAGAGCAGAAAAGCTGGGATTTTTTAAATAGGCTGGGATATTGACCAGAACCTACGCAGCACCCTGAACCCCTAAAGGGATCACCTGACTCTTGAAGTTTCCTGCCAATGCTTTTTTTAAGATCTTGTAGATATCCAAGTCAAACTCGCCCTCTCCTGAGTCAGCCAACTCATAGAGCTCTTCCTCGTTGATTGCGGTACCCAGATAACGCCATCGATCCACTACATGCATATGGCCAGCTTCTTTGATCGCAATGGGGCCTGAATATGGCCAAACCTGAACCTGAAACAATTCCAAGGTAGTTTTGAGTTGTAGATTGTGCAACTCAATGGGGGAGTCTCCAATGCACGCACCCCCACATTGCTTTACCTGGTAACCAAAGCAAGCCTTGCCCTCAATACGCTTCTCCAAGCCAAGTAGCGCCTCACAGAGTCGATATTTTTTTGCAATGGCTTTGAGATAAGAGTTAGCCTCTCTTTTGCTGTAGAACAAGCCATACAGATTTTCTTGAACTCCGGGATCTAATTCACGGTGACCGACTAGGCTCGGCGTTAGCACGCCATCCTGATCCAATTCTAATTTCCAAGCGCAGAGGTCTTTGGATCGGCGTAATTTAATGTTCATGCTGGGCATACGTTCTTTAATGAGGCGCGACTCCAGAATCAGGGCGCCCAATTCCCCGCTAGTCTCAATCCAATCGATATCCCTGATTTGTAAGGAGAGCTTCATTTCCTTTCGCAAGGTGAGCGCCCCCTGAAAATGTCCCATCACCCTGCTGCGTAAGGAAATACTCTTACCGATATACAGCGGAACTTGATTCTCGCCATAAAAAATATAGCAACCCGGCTTTTCTGGAATCAAATCCACCAGTGCTTTATCAATATTGGGCGGCAAGCTCGCATTGCCGATCAGTTGATTTACTGCCTTAAGAAGCGCTTCACGACCGAGCTTAGCCTCGCACACTCGCCAAAATTGGAGAAGCAAATCAGCATCGCCCAATGCGCGGTGACGTGCGCTAATCTGTAGGCCATGAGCACTGATAATGGTGTCGAGATTGTGTCTCGGCTGCTCTGGAAATAATAATCTGGAGAGTTTCACGGTACACAGCACTTTGGGCTTAAAGTCGATGCCTACCCGCTTAAAAGATGCCTTTAAAAACCCATAGTCAAATCGTGCGTTATGGGCTACAAAGATTTTGCCCTCGAGCTCTCGAGCAATCTCTGTAGCCAAGTCTTCAAAAGGCGGCTGGCGACCTACCATCTCCGGCCGGATGCCGGTTAAGCTTTGGATATTTTGCGGAATAAATGCTTGGGGATTGATGAGACTTTCCCAAGTATCTACCTGATCATGAATCAGAGATTTGATACCCACTTCGGTAATGCGATCACGCTCAAAATGAGAGCCTGTTGTCTCAATATCAACAAAGGCTAATGGGGGATATTCCTGATCACTCAAGGACATGCCAGATTTTGCGAATCATCTCAGCTTTAACTGGATTTGTGCAGATAGTCACCAAAGCTAAATATGGAGTTTGGTCCTAGCGGAACATCCTCCACCTTCTTAAAAGGTGCCTTAATGACTCGCTGAACCTCGCCCTTGACTGGCTTATCGATTTTAATTTCTGAATAAGCTGGTGCGTAAGAAATCGTCTGACGCTCCGGAGCTGCCTTAGCCTCACTAAATCGAGGTACGTAGTCCTTGATAGCATCGGAGAGGCTCACATTGGCCATACAGCCAAGCATGTAAGTCTCAAGGGATTGATACAACTCGCTTGCCACATCGCAGGCCTCAACCTTGCGTTTTTTTATGTAGTTCATGGCCAACACCACGTCTTTAATAGTGACCATTCGGGGGTCTTGCAAGAGCGTATAGCCGCCGTTACGCCCCTTTGTACCCTTAACGATTCCGGCGGCACGTAAGGCACTTAATAGCAACTCAATCCTGCTGATCGATAGTTTTTGACGTTGTGCCAACTCTAGGCCGGTTACTGGGTGAACGCTACCCGAATGCGAAGCGATATCGACCAAAGTATTGAGTGCGGCCCTCACAGCTGTATTTACGTTCATGTTGAATTTAGCAATTATGTTGAATTACATTCAGTATCGGGTTGAACGCCGATTTCTGCCGAGCACTGAGCTTTAACCCTTTTTTACTTATGGTTGTCATCAACCCAAGTAAGGTCTGATCTCAGCAATCAAACTTCGCAATTGCTCAGGTCTTAAAAACTGACCAAGCTCAACGCTTTGCCCCGTCTGCGCTATAGAGAAAGTTTTTTCACGCTCTTGCGGCTGAGACAGTCTGGCCCAGCGGGTATTAAATTCAATCACGGTTTCTTTATAGGCGATGAACTTCTTCACCACCAAACGGGTACCGCTGATCTCTATCTGCTCAAAATCCAAGGCATGTCTGCAGTACACCAAAAAACCGATTGTCACTGCAGTCAGCTCGATTGCAGTGAAGATCAGAATCATCTTTACCCCGACCAATAAAAAACCGGTGGCTACGGTAACTGACAGACAAACCAGACCCAAATAGAACTTGAGCAACTGAGAGGGTGTCAGCGAACAATTTCGCCGCATTTTCCAAGTTTTCATGCTGGAAAATTGTCAACGGTTAATTGGTGGCAGCTTTGGCCTGTTTGGCCTTCTCAAGCTGATCAGCGCTACGCTGCTGAAAATCGACCATGGTGTGGTAACCCATCTGATAGCAGGGGCAATGCTTGCCCAAAATCCAACGCGCAAGCTTAACTCGCAATTTTTGCATCATGTTTATTCTCCTGTGAATAGGTAGCAATTTAGCTGAAATCCCAAATTACTGCTGAACATGGCGCTATTTCAAGTACTCAGCAAACTAAACGTAAATCCTTTAAATTAAACGGATGACAAAACCCTCTTTAACCGCTAGCTGGATTCCCTTATTTCCTCTGGGAACCACCCTATTTCCGGGTGGCATCATTGCGCTCAAAATTTTTGAAGCACGCTACTTAGACATGATGAAGCGTTGCCTTCGCGAAAATACCCCCTATGGAGTAATCAGCATTCTGGCTGACAAAGCCGTTGACTCAGATACTTCCGTAGCGCACTTTTCTGATATTGGTACCTTGGCAACATTAGAGGAATTTGATCCAATTCAGCCAGCCCTCTATATGACCAAGTCTTATGGAATACAACGATTCAAAGTACTCAATCTCCGACAAGAGTCTGATGGTTTGTGGATGGGCCAGATTGAGCTGATTGCCGCTGACCCTGAAATCCCATTACCAAAAGAACATGAAAAGGTAGCCTCGCTCCTGCAGGAGATCATGTCTATTATTAAAAGTGAAGATCTATTGGGAGATGGCGCATTTAGGATGCCAGCAAATCCCGATGATTGTGGCTGGGTCTCTAATCGGTTGGCTGAATTACTACCACTCCCCCTCGCGCAGAAGAATCACTTACTTGCGCAAAGTAACCCCAGAATTCGACTCGATTTGATTTCAGAAATCATCGAGGAAGATGGCTTGCACAACATCGTCATGCATTAAAAAATGATTGATGAACTCATTCGTCGATCTATTCGACAAATGGTGGGCGGCGGAGGCCCGCCGATCGCTTTTTTATCCCCCGCCGGCGATCGAGGCTTTTTTGGCCCCGAGTCCATAGCCTGGAAGGTGCATGCAGATTTTGTTTCAATGATGATCGGCGGCATCAGCTCCTTGGTACTGCAGGCCCTGCACCCTAAAGCACTCGCTGGAGTGTGGGATCACTCGACTTTCAGAGAGGATCTGAAAGGTAGATTAGGCAGGACTGCATTCTTTATTGCCGCAACGACCTATGGCTCCAATGAAATGGCCAACAATGCCATTCATCGCGTCAATCAGATTCATCAAAAAGTCACGGGATTCGATGAATTTAACCAACCCTACAGGGCAGATGATCCGAACTTGCTAGCATGGGTTCATCTGACTGAAACCTTTAGCTTTATGAGTTCCTATGAGTCATACC is drawn from Polynucleobacter arcticus and contains these coding sequences:
- a CDS encoding GIY-YIG nuclease family protein gives rise to the protein MTWLVYLLECADGSYYAGITNRLDHRLAAHNSGEGARYTRGRRPVILLATQEHPDRSEASKAESKLKKLPRAEKLGFFK
- a CDS encoding 3'-5' exonuclease family protein; amino-acid sequence: MSLSDQEYPPLAFVDIETTGSHFERDRITEVGIKSLIHDQVDTWESLINPQAFIPQNIQSLTGIRPEMVGRQPPFEDLATEIARELEGKIFVAHNARFDYGFLKASFKRVGIDFKPKVLCTVKLSRLLFPEQPRHNLDTIISAHGLQISARHRALGDADLLLQFWRVCEAKLGREALLKAVNQLIGNASLPPNIDKALVDLIPEKPGCYIFYGENQVPLYIGKSISLRSRVMGHFQGALTLRKEMKLSLQIRDIDWIETSGELGALILESRLIKERMPSMNIKLRRSKDLCAWKLELDQDGVLTPSLVGHRELDPGVQENLYGLFYSKREANSYLKAIAKKYRLCEALLGLEKRIEGKACFGYQVKQCGGACIGDSPIELHNLQLKTTLELFQVQVWPYSGPIAIKEAGHMHVVDRWRYLGTAINEEELYELADSGEGEFDLDIYKILKKALAGNFKSQVIPLGVQGAA
- a CDS encoding RrF2 family transcriptional regulator, with the protein product MNVNTAVRAALNTLVDIASHSGSVHPVTGLELAQRQKLSISRIELLLSALRAAGIVKGTKGRNGGYTLLQDPRMVTIKDVVLAMNYIKKRKVEACDVASELYQSLETYMLGCMANVSLSDAIKDYVPRFSEAKAAPERQTISYAPAYSEIKIDKPVKGEVQRVIKAPFKKVEDVPLGPNSIFSFGDYLHKSS
- a CDS encoding DUF2244 domain-containing protein, yielding MKTWKMRRNCSLTPSQLLKFYLGLVCLSVTVATGFLLVGVKMILIFTAIELTAVTIGFLVYCRHALDFEQIEISGTRLVVKKFIAYKETVIEFNTRWARLSQPQEREKTFSIAQTGQSVELGQFLRPEQLRSLIAEIRPYLG
- a CDS encoding LON peptidase substrate-binding domain-containing protein, giving the protein MTKPSLTASWIPLFPLGTTLFPGGIIALKIFEARYLDMMKRCLRENTPYGVISILADKAVDSDTSVAHFSDIGTLATLEEFDPIQPALYMTKSYGIQRFKVLNLRQESDGLWMGQIELIAADPEIPLPKEHEKVASLLQEIMSIIKSEDLLGDGAFRMPANPDDCGWVSNRLAELLPLPLAQKNHLLAQSNPRIRLDLISEIIEEDGLHNIVMH
- a CDS encoding oxygenase MpaB family protein; translated protein: MIDELIRRSIRQMVGGGGPPIAFLSPAGDRGFFGPESIAWKVHADFVSMMIGGISSLVLQALHPKALAGVWDHSTFREDLKGRLGRTAFFIAATTYGSNEMANNAIHRVNQIHQKVTGFDEFNQPYRADDPNLLAWVHLTETFSFMSSYESYRSESLHAQQKNQYFAEMKMLGERLGAIDLPNTYDGTQLAIQHYRDQLHYGERAKSIIGLLDSFPSNLISRPFVKMITGAGFLNLPNWVYPIIHRPVPSRLERLAMRSTIRLMAIPVREALKDGVAAHSLRRVYGSSL